From the genome of Caloenas nicobarica isolate bCalNic1 chromosome 14, bCalNic1.hap1, whole genome shotgun sequence, one region includes:
- the LOC135994144 gene encoding hemoglobin subunit alpha-A, whose protein sequence is MVLSANDKSNVKAVFGKIGGQAGDLGGEALDRLFITYPQTKTYFPHFDLSHGSAQIKAHGKKVAEALVEAANHVDDIAGALSKLSDLHAQKLRVDPVNFKLLGHCFLVVVAIHYPSLLTPEVHASLDKFVCAVATVLTAKYR, encoded by the exons ATGGTGCTGTCTGCCAACGACAAGAGCAACGTGAAGGCCGTCTTCGGCAAAATCGGCGGCCAGGCCGGTGACCTAGGTGGTGAAGCCCTGGACAG GCTGTTCATCACCTACCCCCAGACCAAGACCTACTTCCCCCACTTCGACCTGTCACATGGCTCCGCTCAGATCAAGGCGCACGGCAAGAAGGTGGCGGAAGCGCTGGTTGAGGCTGCCAACCACGTTGATGACATCGCGGGTGCCCTCTCCAAGCTGAGCGACCTCCATGCCCAAAAGCTCCGTGTGGACCCTGTCAACTTCAAA CTGCTGGGCCACTGCTTCCTGGTGGTGGTGGCCATCCACTACCCCTCTCTCCTGACCCCGGAGGTCCATGCTTCCCTGGACAAGTTCGTGTGTGCCGTGGCCACCGTCCTGACTGCCAAGTACCGTTAA